A single region of the Eremothecium gossypii ATCC 10895 chromosome V, complete sequence genome encodes:
- a CDS encoding PDK/BCKDK family protein kinase (NOHBY526; No homolog in Saccharomyces cerevisiae; Syntenic homolog of Kluyveromyces lactis KLLA0F27423g) — MNATGKFSSSLLQQIWRCAERPQTPVSLKQMCQFGQRPNPGELFKASCFLLEELQVRLAHRITEMDEFPSGLNKMEDVLRVRNWYIKSFQDLQEFAGSVDTREGRLYQMLYAGRKPEVIEREPLARILELLYRDDELQEAPYADDGRAAACGLVRPPAQYYSQLPEDLVMTGHADREAFYKIWPQEILLFNDSYYKMLKRIKVRHDATVVTLARGLLRWKRTQKNNVVDASIKGYLDRFYMGRIGIRMLIGQHLSLLEQAMHSDLACEHVPGAVGSDADYVGIVCTRTKVAQVADIAIDRARHICAEYYNLYEAPKVELHTIPIKRDDSSGLREIEFTYVPSHLVHMLFEVLKNALRATVESTIQKNPGVTDYDSLRFPPVKVIISEGTEELAVKISDEGGGIARSNLPLVWTYLYTTMTDDEQDSLIDGDSTLSGSCPPMAGYGYGLALSRLYARHFGGDLRLLSMDGYGTDVYLHLNRLESCKECLT, encoded by the coding sequence ATGAATGCGACGGGCAAGTTCAGCAGTAGCCTGCTGCAACAGATATGGCGGTGTGCGGAGCGTCCACAAACCCCGGTGTCGCTTAAGCAGATGTGCCAATTCGGACAGCGACCTAACCCTGGTGAACTGTTCAAAGCGTCCTGCTTTCTTCTAGAGGAACTGCAGGTGAGGTTGGCACACCGTATCACCGAGATGGACGAATTTCCATCCGGGCTAAATAAGATGGAGGATGTTCTGCGGGTGCGCAATTGGTACATCAAGTCTTTCCAAGACCTGCAGGAGTTCGCGGGAAGCGTCGACACAAGGGAGGGACGGTTATATCAGATGCTTTACGCCGGGAGGAAGCCAGAAGTGATCGAGCGCGAGCCATTGGCCCGGATTCTGGAACTCCTTTACAGAGATGATGAGTTGCAGGAGGCACCGTATGCTGATGACGGCAGGGCTGCAGCGTGTGGGCTGGTGAGACCACCGGCCCAGTACTACTCACAGCTACCAGAGGATCTTGTGATGACAGGGCACGCAGATAGGGAGGCATTTTACaagatatggccgcaagAAATCTTGCTTTTCAATGATAGTTACTACAAGATGCTGAAACGGATCAAAGTGCGACACGATGCAACAGTGGTTACACTAGCTCGGGGACTGCTCCGATGGAAACGAACGCAGAAAAATAACGTTGTGGATGCATCTATCAAGGGATACCTCGATAGGTTCTATATGGGGCGTATCGGAATTCGGATGCTGATTGGACAACATCTTTCCTTGTTAGAGCAGGCTATGCACTCAGATTTGGCGTGCGAGCACGTGCCCGGTGCTGTGGGCTCTGACGCCGACTATGTTGGTATTGTTTGCACGAGGACCAAAGTTGCACAGGTCGCTGACATTGCGATCGATCGCGCACGTCATATATGTGCTGAATACTACAATCTGTACGAGGCTCCCAAAGTAGAGCTGCATACGATCCCAATAAAACGCGATGACTCAAGCGGACTGCGAGAAATAGAATTCACCTACGTGCCCTCCCACCTGGTGCATATGCTCTTTGAGGTGCTTAAAAATGCGCTCCGCGCCACCGTGGAGAGTACGATCCAGAAGAATCCGGGCGTGACCGATTACGATTCTCTGAGGTTTCCGCCAGTGAAGGTCATCATCAGCGAGGGAACTGAGGAGCTGGCAGTCAAGATCTCCGATGAAGGCGGCGGAATTGCGCGGTCGAACCTACCATTGGTATGGACATATTTATACACCACCATGACTGACGACGAGCAAGACAGTCTCATTGATGGGGATTCCACACTATCTGGCTCCTGTCCCCCAATGGCCGGTTACGGATACGGTCTGGCATTGAGCAGGCTTTATGCTAGACATTTTGGGGGCGATTTGCGGCTTCTCTCCATGGATGGATACGGCACAGACGTATACTTGCATTTAAATAGGCTAGAGTCCTGTAAGGAATGTCTTACATAG
- a CDS encoding AER270C-Ap (NOHBY533; No homolog in Saccharomyces cerevisiae; Syntenic homolog of Kluyveromyces lactis KLLA0F27401g), giving the protein MFWVVFTGASAVACVFAYGMVDRYLSFKLHRHTHPFVLVTLFANMTLLLSITYLLPLDVFYSNQTSGREDERPELPNLALFWAVIYWAEFVICWLVFPVLISYVDLKYLYPREPQEPGRRSVLRRLRGAVICNLKFYGLCLLGVICGLVYLKTTTDRGASDIKPLLIALSHLYSLLYMLVLLALGLVLLPQSLLREGSDERRLFVELSQDNDALNEARLNMTDYAEKIISLPSQMNGDVTLEQVINSCKLEVNAVLNELSIRIPELLVGTTHSSVTLAKVNDFYNSFITEYYNYTYHQSRSDKIIHTLAVSQNTSGSVARIIRRKLMGFATLILSLLVALLEVTPAKFAHSWVFWGNTWWHFVVEIALLVYCTVCSLYAMSKFKFLNFHLIANGSSNPRNALYYSLYSSRLLLPLCFNFITLIPSQGRSATSGFEKALYKELEVIPFVKYLNLYLPVVVIILVPLAYHFDFKGKILLKMFGEEYYHEFFGTLYYPSHGEEAQSRGSGSSAHRRDGRRSRVVEDLEYSLQDGRYLFERATNNYALRNNRTDNPAASHYV; this is encoded by the coding sequence ATGTTTTGGGTTGTGTTTACAGGAGCCAGCGCGGTGGCATGCGTTTTTGCGTATGGGATGGTGGACCGATATCTCTCCTTCAAGCTGCACAGGCATACGCACCCGTTTGTGTTGGTAACACTTTTCGCAAATATGACACTGTTGCTCTCGATCACATACCTGCTTCCACTCGATGTGTTTTACTCAAACCAGACAAGCGGGCGGGAAGACGAGCGGCCAGAGCTGCCGAACCTCGCGTTGTTCTGGGCGGTGATCTACTGGGCGGAGTTTGTGATATGCTGGTTGGTGTTCCCGGTGCTGATTTCGTACGTGGATCTCAAGTACTTGTATCCGCGCGAGCCACAGGAGCCGGGGCGGCGCAGCGTGCTTCGGCGACTGCGAGGCGCCGTTATATGCAATCTCAAGTTCTATGGTCTTTGTCTACTGGGGGTGATCTGCGGGCTGGTATATCTCAAGACGACGACCGATCGCGGGGCGTCAGACATAAAGCCACTACTCATCGCGTTATCGCACCTTTACTCGCTTCTCTACATGTTGGTTTTGCTTGCGTTGGGGCTGGTGCTCCTGCCGCAGTCGTTGCTTCGGGAGGGCAGCGACGAGCGGCGATTGTTTGTGGAGTTGAGCCAGGACAACGATGCCTTGAACGAGGCGAGGCTGAACATGACGGACTACGCCGAAAAGATCATCTCTCTTCCGTCGCAGATGAACGGCGACGTCACACTCGAGCAAGTGATCAACAGCTGCAAGCTGGAGGTGAACGCGGTGTTGAACGAGCTAAGTATCAGGATACCGGAGCTGCTAGTCGGCACCACCCATTCCAGTGTCACGCTTGCGAAGGTCAATGACTTCTATAATTCCTTTATTACGGAGTACTACAACTACACATACCACCAGAGCCGTTCTGATAAAATAATCCATACATTAGCTGTGTCCCAGAACACCTCCGGCTCTGTCGCGCGCATCATTCGGCGCAAACTAATGGGCTTCGCGACACTTATCCTGTCGTTGCTGGTCGCACTGCTGGAGGTCACGCCGGCAAAGTTTGCTCACAGCTGGGTATTCTGGGGCAACACCTGGTGGCACTTTGTGGTGGAGATTGCCCTGTTGGTCTACTGCACTGTGTGTTCCCTATACGCTATGAGCAAGTTCAAATTTCTCAACTTCCACCTAATTGCGAATGGAAGTAGCAATCCGCGCAATGCGCTCTACTACTCACTTTACTCCAGCAGGTTATTGTTGCCTCTATGTTTTAATTTTATCACACTAATACCTTCTCAAGGCCGCTCAGCCACCAGTGGCTTCGAGAAGGCATTATACAAGGAGCTAGAGGTAATACCATTTGTGAAGTACTTGAACTTGTATCTGCCGGTTGTGGTGATCATTCTCGTACCCTTGGCATACCACTTTGATTTCAAAGGTAAGATACTTCTTAAGATGTTTGGTGAGGAATATTACCACGAATTTTTTGGAACCCTATATTACCCCAGCCATGGAGAGGAGGCTCAAAGTCGCGGGTCAGGCTCCAGTGCACATCGTCGTGATGGGCGTAGGTCTCGCGTGGTCGAAGATCTTGAATATTCACTACAAGACGGAAGATATTTGTTTGAAAGAGCCACAAATAACTACGCCCTGAGAAACAACAGGACAGACAACCCTGCTGCGTCTCATTACGTTTAA
- a CDS encoding DUF3215 domain-containing protein (Syntenic homolog of Saccharomyces cerevisiae YNR034W-A and YCR075W-A), which produces MTADPGLSKLVDGAIGVLAFDENHQVVDWAGIGKDRVSDIPQLSAAEVDQEGFAVLRDGGLEVMLLREDDKTVAVYREVAE; this is translated from the coding sequence ATGACAGCAGATCCTGGTCTCTCCAAGCTGGTGGACGGTGCAATAGGTGTTTTGGCATTTGACGAGAATCATCAGGTGGTGGACTGGGCAGGCATAGGCAAAGACAGGGTGAGCGACATCCCACAGCTAAGCGCAGCAGAGGTAGATCAGGAGGGTTTTGCGGTGCTGCGCGACGGCGGGTTAGAGGTAATGCTCCTGCGAGAGGATGACAAGACTGTCGCTGTGTACCGGGAAGTGGCAGAATAG
- the FUB1 gene encoding Fub1p (Syntenic homolog of Saccharomyces cerevisiae YCR076C) has translation MICFSLTAVGDQSSSPHESRHARSSASWPPTIMLSSVETTAVLFLKYLEEQQVLRSATEVEWTEKSSKTVVISAKIAEHGATAFKDVADELELIFVDLSGGEKVMISVCGAGSPIAQAVVRYQEDMGLPEELPASNTEAASLYGAQLRNVFHAKFPLDRPDAARPAQKAQPRDYDALSGGAPPPIRAQVPARRLPADMPGFEDEYEVLSPPAGAAQPLPGSPAGYGDSDLYPGGQKRPNPFDPFPAPNPQGGMIFDPRLQRPTAPLPYGGQFDPADPADPRRPPGFLPGARWNAPFGGPGGPGGPGGMGNSPFR, from the coding sequence atGATTTGCTTTAGCTTAACTGCGGTCGGGGATCAAAGCTCATCTCCACATGAATCGAGGCACGCAAGAAGCTCTGCTAGCTGGCCACCCACGATAATGTTGTCCAGTGTTGAGACTACAGCTGTACTATTCCTCAAGTATCTAGAGGAGCAGCAGGTACTGCGTAGCGCCACGGAGGTAGAATGGACCGAAAAGAGCAGCAAGACTGTGGTCATCAGCGCGAAGATCGCCGAACATGGGGCGACCGCCTTCAAGGACGTGGCAGACGAACTGGAATTGATATTTGTTGACCTCAGCGGGGGGGAGAAGGTGATGATAAGCGTGTGTGGGGCCGGCAGCCCAATAGCACAGGCTGTGGTGCGCTATCAGGAGGACATGGGGCTGCCGGAAGAGCTGCCCGCAAGCAACACGGAGGCCGCCAGTCTCTACGGAGCGCAGCTCCGTAACGTCTTCCATGCGAAATTTCCCCTGGATAGGCCGGATGCAGCACGCCCAGCGCAAAAAGCACAGCCCCGTGATTACGACGCCCTCAGCGGAGGCGCGCCTCCGCCAATCCGCGCGCAGGTTCCTGCACGCAGGCTGCCAGCAGACATGCCTGGCTTCGAGGACGAGTACGAGGTTCTCTCCCCCCcggccggcgccgcgcagccgctgccTGGCAGCCCTGCAGGCTACGGCGACAGCGACCTGTATCCAGGCGGCCAGAAGCGGCCAAACCCGTTTGACCCCTTTCCCGCGCCCAACCCGCAGGGCGGCATGATATTCGATCCGCGGCTACAACGGCCCACCGCCCCGCTGCCCTACGGCGGCCAGTTCGACCCCGCGGACCCCGCGGACCCGCGCAGGCCGCCCGGTTTCCTCCCCGGTGCGCGCTGGAACGCGCCCTTTGGCGGCCCCGGCGGCCCCGGCGGCCCCGGTGGCATGGGCAACTCCCCATTTCGTTAG
- the TRM732 gene encoding tRNA methylation protein TRM732 (Syntenic homolog of Saccharomyces cerevisiae YMR259C) — MTVMDASQCKEWLIEFKVRKGAEVDKDAVANFERRFEAMFAALVDEQIDEPTRLLLTDAMGVWMIRCRQAVRAGWMQDPAERLLTLERATTLFRYVIDFWSGGGAPLANSLRQMFEKMMQLLAEVHGDAAEGVFSEWLREALTLSPSMRFVYFMVDVLSERIDLGIVLEVRPEFIATALGYMWSDSLATAVGKSVTSLLANIYVRHYTEDKLEMWLQLWEQQVVQHLLEGTCAKRVQLYVLEPLFRTVPPKVFDLFILRNMQGHPALLLPLLKIGQELGIEEEPFHEDKLIMLSTLESLLRIDKYKLGAFEVLTYSHKGSRPVRGYVLDILRNNLQIFFVDFDIETRNYFHSAFKRFIARIRDAAYSLNRDAAKLKLKNKFEHEQLEKLAEVENYRSFLEQLLSYLLLQIAPGSQYQRSSLAYKLINTLISSGLDSSVSEKFLDIKRRTNYPFNISIFEPCMIRLLCDNLSNDYDDIRQWSLDLLAIAFESTKVDDHRQLVDSGQLKTNAFHLLNFYKGSNGGSKVMEFLFLISDDKTAFIKELIEVLDRNLSFIEVDPKHGLENPVSGLFASLDLLFARYDFSMSSEPLVSKCIALIIRNWNGVKDVLCHDSPEGNLPLKYANAGISDQTITSYAFRSIKESGALLSTLLLKAPMTKEELVECGEILICQLSTIRHSGTFQSVIPSFTACCRRCMEDVPEQMEEWLNESIKSLQTKTQYITRRSGGLPFLVSCILSAENDRTRPWLKRAYAALSDIARIPILEHEDKLDLPQVNAFNCIRSLFINSMLSEACAPYVYPALELCLENFTSPLWSMRNCSFMLFTALQNRLFGKIGKNTSARLFFTRYKGIREILLKKLQDSVDITSRPTTSRSFTSSNTSLVALSEQAEIESIFLVLATLSRLKPTPGYNGLDDFQLEILKSLENRNWKIREMAARALPALMNDPYAMCFKLLNDRKCNTKHQNRLHGHLLAVKELITSERNRIEGRPLDENLTRLILQRTNLYVGCNNPCNVTAKAYVELIELVFKHSSESTCELKEKVTRFLSEVFVAENAEYKLDGSLQLLLAKLIDLLLKHDDPKCIPDILLNGLYSPFFEVQLATLQYIDEQQSDVSYSPELRTKLAEMLVSDTVVPMVKSKVLNVLKVSGNVVDSSILFSLLEDRASDSMKANALSLLGSNCGEDDDDRLWNYIEEYSRDDMPQHYRAASLRCLINCSSIAGSEGPRARKFLYGIYKALWDDDVEIRNAASLYLNKNYLASPPLLWSTNPSVTADLFIEKLAGEAGPEEVLSLLGDFFKSKALRFDFRTSAATSICQDLFAVEEDNQYRNPLSFASASIRLLRNSRAAPNDVVPFIQPLVDRFLAEARFCTDRDDNLCYFSDPVLFSAVVILRSLVNTYTPSQLEKIDTTLLSLSFHPLISRLLL, encoded by the coding sequence ATGACGGTCATGGATGCATCGCAGTGTAAGGAATGGCTGATAGAGTTCAAGGTGCGGAAAGGCGCAGAGGTGGACAAAGATGCGGTGGCGAACTTCGAGAGGAGATTTGAAGCTATGTTCGCGGCGCTTGTTGACGAGCAGATAGACGAGCCAACACGTCTGCTGCTAACGGACGCGATGGGAGTATGGATGATTCGTTGCCGGCAGGCAGTGCGGGCTGGCTGGATGCAGGACCCCGCGGAGAGGTTGCTGACGTTGGAGCGCGCCACAACGCTGTTCCGGTATGTGATCGACTTCTGGTCGGGCGGGGGAGCGCCTCTGGCAAACTCTCTGCGACAGATGTTTGAGAAGATGATGCAGCTGCTGGCTGAAGTGCACGGCGATGCGGCGGAGGGCGTGTTTTCGGAATGGCTGCGAGAAGCGCTGACGCTGAGTCCGTCAATGAGGTTCGTGTACTTCATGGTGGACGTGCTATCGGAGCGGATTGACCTGGGAATTGTTCTAGAGGTCCGGCCGGAGTTCATTGCGACGGCTCTGGGATACATGTGGTCGGACTCTCTTGCGACGGCGGTTGGCAAGAGTGTGACGAGTTTGCTGGCCAATATATATGTGCGACACTATACAGAGGATAAACTGGAGATGTGGCTGCAGTTGTGggagcagcaggtggtTCAGCATCTTCTTGAGGGCACCTGCGCGAAACGAGTGCAACTATACGTGCTGGAGCCGCTCTTTCGGACCGTTCCGCCGAAGGTCTTCGATCTGTTTATCTTGCGGAACATGCAGGGGCACCCTGCTCTCCTTCTACCGCTTCTCAAAATTGGCCAGGAGCTCGGGATAGAGGAGGAGCCGTTCCACGAAGACAAGCTGATCATGCTGTCGACGTTGGAAAGCCTTCTGCGAATCGACAAGTACAAGCTCGGTGCATTTGAAGTGCTAACTTACTCGCATAAGGGCTCGCGTCCAGTGCGTGGATATGTGCTTGACATTTTGCGTAACAACCTGCAGATATTCTTTGTCGACTTTGATATCGAGACCCGCAACTACTTCCACAGTGCATTCAAGCGGTTTATTGCACGGATCCGCGATGCCGCCTATTCCCTTAACCGCGATGCCGCGAAGCTCAAGTTGAAGAATAAGTTCGAACACGAGCAATTGGAGAAATTGGCTGAGGTCGAGAATTACCGCAGTTTTCTTGAGCAACTGCTGAGCTATCTTTTGTTGCAGATTGCCCCGGGCTCTCAATACCAACGTTCGTCTCTCGCTTATAAGCTAATCAACACTCTGATTAGTTCTGGCCTCGATTCGTCGGTTTCTGAAAAGTTCCTAGATATCAAGCGCAGAACCAATTATCCATTCAATATCTCAATTTTTGAGCCTTGCATGATTAGGTTGTTGTGTGATAACTTGAGCAACGACTATGACGATATCAGACAATGGTCTCTAGACTTGCTCGCTATCGCATTTGAATCAACCAAAGTAGATGATCACCGGCAGTTGGTGGACTCTGGGCAGCTTAAAACCAATGCATTCCATCTACTGAATTTCTACAAAGGCAGCAACGGGGGGTCGAAGGTTATGGAATTCCTGTTTTTAATATCTGATGATAAAACAGCCTTCATCAAAGAGCTTATAGAAGTGCTTGACCGCAACTTGTCTTTTATCGAAGTTGACCCGAAACATGGTTTGGAAAACCCTGTCAGTGGTCTATTCGCTTCTCTAGACCTGTTGTTCGCTAGGTACGATTTCTCGATGTCATCAGAACCATTAGTTTCCAAGTGCATTGCATTGATTATCCGAAACTGGAATGGCGTGAAAGATGTTTTGTGCCATGACTCACCGGAAGGTAACCTTCCACTAAAGTATGCCAATGCAGGCATATCTGACCAAACGATCACCAGCTATGCGTTTAGATCTATCAAGGAATCGGGCGCGCTCCTTAGTACATTATTACTAAAAGCACCAATGACGAAAGAAGAGCTAGTAGAGTGTGGTGAGATTTTGATCTGCCAACTGTCTACCATTCGTCACAGCGGGACCTTCCAGTCCGTTATTCCATCTTTCACAGCCTGCTGTAGAAGGTGTATGGAAGATGTCCCAGAACAGATGGAGGAATGGTTAAATGAGAGTATCAAATCCCTCCAGACCAAAACTCAATATATCACGAGAAGGTCTGGTGGACTGCCATTCCTGGTTAGTTGCATTTTATCTGCCGAGAATGATAGGACAAGACCTTGGTTGAAGAGGGCTTATGCTGCTCTGAGCGATATAGCAAGAATCCCTATATTAGAGCATGAGGATAAGCTCGACCTACCTCAAGTCAATGCATTTAACTGCATTAGATCGCTCTTCATCAATTCCATGCTTTCCGAAGCCTGTGCGCCTTATGTATACCCTGCACTAGAGCTTTGCTTGGAGAATTTTACCTCACCATTATGGTCAATGAGAAACTGCTCCTTTATGTTGTTCACAGCGTTGCAAAACCGTCTGTTCGGTAAGATCGGTAAAAATACAAGCGCTCGGCTTTTCTTCACCAGATATAAAGGTATCCGGGAGATTCTACTGAAGAAGCTACAAGATTCCGTCGACATTACTTCCCGGCCAACCACCTCTAGATCGTTTACATCATCGAACACTTCATTAGTCGCTCTCTCAGAACAGGCCGAAATCGAATCCATATTTTTGGTTCTCGCTACCTTATCAAGGCTCAAGCCAACGCCTGGATACAATGGCCTCGACGACTTCCAATTGGAGATCCTAAAGTCCCTTGAAAACAGAAACTGGAAAATCAGAGAAATGGCAGCGCGCGCCCTGCCTGCCCTTATGAACGACCCATACGCCATGTGCTTTAAACTACTAAATGATAGAAAATGCAATACCAAACACCAAAATAGGTTACATGGACATCTGCTGGCGGTAAAAGAGCTGATCACTTCAGAAAGGAACCGTATAGAAGGCCGTCCGCTTGACGAGAATCTTACCCGTCTCATTCTGCAGAGAACTAACCTCTATGTTGGTTGCAACAATCCATGCAACGTTACGGCCAAAGCTTACGTTGAACTAATTGAATTGGTTTTTAAACACTCCTCAGAGAGCACCTGTGAGCTTAAAGAAAAAGTTACTCGCTTCCTGAGCGAGGTATTCGTCGCCGAAAACGCCGAATATAAACTTGATGGCAGTCTGCAGTTACTGCTAGCAAAACTGATTGACCTGCTTTTAAAGCATGATGATCCGAAATGCATTCCGGATATTCTACTGAATGGGCTATATTCCCCGTTTTTTGAAGTACAGCTAGCCACGCTACAATACATTGATGAGCAGCAGTCAGATGTATCATATTCGCCTGAACTCCGTACAAAACTTGCAGAGATGTTGGTCTCTGACACAGTTGTTCCGATGGTGAAGTCCAAGGTCCTAAACGTCCTTAAAGTCTCTGGGAATGTCGTTGATTCGTCCATCCTGTTCTCTTTATTGGAAGATAGGGCTAGTGACAGCATGAAGGCCAATGCCTTGTCTCTTTTGGGTAGCAACTGTGGCGAGGATGATGATGATAGACTATGGAATTATATCGAGGAATACTCCCGTGACGATATGCCACAGCACTACAGAGCTGCATCTCTACGCTGTCTGATCAACTGTTCATCGATCGCCGGTTCAGAGGGCCCAAGGGCACGGAAGTTTTTGTACGGCATCTACAAGGCACTGTGGGACGACGACGTTGAAATCAGAAATGCAGCATCCTTGTACCTGAACAAAAACTACCTTGCCAGCCCACCATTGCTGTGGTCTACAAACCCATCCGTTACTGCTGATCTTTTCATTGAAAAGCTCGCAGGGGAAGCCGGCCCAGAGGAAGTACTATCCCTCTTGGGTGATTTCTTCAAATCAAAAGCTCTGCGGTTCGATTTCCGAACCAGTGCCGCCACTTCCATCTGCCAGGATCTGTTCGCTGTTGAGGAAGATAATCAATACCGGAATCCTCTGAGCTTTGCTTCGGCCTCCATTCGCCTATTACGAAATTCGCGTGCTGCTCCTAACGATGTTGTACCGTTTATACAACCGCTTGTTGATCGCTTTTTAGCAGAAGCCCGTTTTTGCACCGACAGAGATGACAACCTTTGCTACTTCTCCGATCCAGTATTGTTCAGTGCTGTAGTCATCTTGCGATCGTTGGTAAACACATATACCCCATCGCAGTTGGAGAAGATCGATACCACGTTGCTTTCGCTCTCATTTCACCCATTAATTTCGCGCCTTTTATTGTAA
- a CDS encoding AER274Wp (NOHBY527; No homolog in Saccharomyces cerevisiae; Syntenic homolog of Kluyveromyces lactis KLLA0E11275g): protein MEDKYIGLLLAITSSLAIGSSFILTKLGLNAASEQNNFQGAGYEYLKNPVWWGGMVTMVIGEVANFAAYTFAPAILVTPLGALSVIIGAILAAVFLKEELGTLGKLGCTICLLGSVIIILHAPSDKEIQTVDEILEYARQPAFVLYTLLVVGFAVFMIYQVVPQYGNRNPMVYISICSTVGSISVMAIKAFGIAVKLTLSGNNQFTHASSYMFIIVVVVCILTQMNYFNKALDQFDTSIVNPLYYVTFTTATLTASFILFRNFDESSTKDSGSLVCGFLIVFAGVYLLNLSRKKNRENMFTEQNDVANIPLDNNFGGFTVRKSMQRDARHRAMSHVYQSEEMVHLTETRDSNDDFEV from the coding sequence ATGGAAGATAAGTATATTgggctgctgctggcaATTACATCGTCGTTGGCGATTGGAAGCTCGTTCATTCTAACGAAGCTTGGGCTAAATGCAGCATCGGAACAGAACAATTTCCAGGGCGCAGGGTACGAATACCTAAAGAACCCCGTATGGTGGGGCGGGATGGTGACAATGGTTATAGGCGAAGTCGCGAATTTTGCAGCGTACACATTTGCGCCTGCTATTCTGGTGACACCGCTGGGGGCGCTATCGGTGATTATTGGTGCGATTCTAGCTGCGGTGTTCCTGAAAGAGGAGCTAGGCACGTTGGGCAAACTGGGATGCACAATTTGCTTGCTCGGGTCTGTAATAATAATTCTGCATGCACCCTCGGACAAGGAGATCCAGACGGTGGACGAGATTCTAGAGTACGCTCGACAGCCGGCATTTGTGCTGTACAcgctgctggtggtggGGTTTGCAGTGTTCATGATCTACCAAGTCGTGCCGCAATACGGGAACCGCAACCCCATGGTTTACATCTCCATCTGCTCGACGGTGGGGTCTATCTCGGTGATGGCGATCAAGGCGTTCGGGATCGCGGTGAAACTGACACTGTCAGGCAACAACCAGTTCACGCATGCGTCGTCGTACATGTTCATTATCGTGGTCGTTGTCTGCATCCTGACGCAGATGAACTACTTCAACAAGGCGCTGGACCAGTTTGACACGTCTATCGTGAACCCCCTATATTACGTGACGTTCACGACAGCGACGCTGACCGCCTCCTTCATCCTGTTTCGCAACTTCGACGAGAGCTCGACCAAAGACTCGGGGTCGCTCGTCTGCGGCTTTCTGATCGTATTCGCGGGAGTGTATCTTCTGAACCTCTCACGCAAAAAGAACCGGGAGAATATGTTCACCGAGCAGAACGATGTGGCCAACATCCCACTAGACAACAACTTCGGTGGCTTCACAGTGCGCAAGTCAATGCAGCGCGATGCCCGACACCGCGCCATGTCGCACGTGTACCAGAGCGAGGAGATGGTCCACCTCACCGAGACCAGAGACAGTAATGATGACTTCGAGGTCTAG
- the TIF11 gene encoding translation initiation complex factor eIF1A (Syntenic homolog of Saccharomyces cerevisiae YMR260C (TIF11)) — MGKKNTKGGKKGRRGKNDTDGPKRELIYKDEGQEYAQISKMLGNGRVEATCFDGVKRMAHIRGKLRKRVWMSQGDIILVSLRDFQDDQCDVVHKYNLDEARTLKTQGELPENARINETDNFGFDSDEDVNFEFGHADEDDSDEDDDDELDIDEI; from the coding sequence ATGGGTAAGAAGAATACCAAGGGTGGTAAGAAGGGTAGAAGAGGAAAGAACGATACCGATGGCCCAAAGCGTGAGCTGATCTACAAGGACGAAGGCCAGGAATATGCGCAAATTAGCAAAATGTTGGGTAACGGGCGCGTGGAGGCGACGTGCTTCGATGGGGTGAAGCGCATGGCACATATCAGAGGCAAGTTGCGGAAGCGGGTGTGGATGTCGCAGGGTGACATCATCCTGGTGTCGCTGAGAGACTTCCAGGACGACCAGTGCGACGTGGTGCACAAATACAACCTCGACGAGGCACGTACGCTAAAGACACAGGGCGAGTTGCCGGAGAACGCTCGTATCAACGAGACCGACAACTTCGGCTTTGACTCGGACGAGGACGTCAACTTCGAATTCGGTCACGCAGACGAGGACGATAGcgacgaagacgacgaTGACGAATTGGATATAGATGAGATCTAA